DNA from Hippocampus zosterae strain Florida chromosome 18, ASM2543408v3, whole genome shotgun sequence:
aaacCCTTTGTTGTTTGGTGTGTAACAAATTCGcctgtttgcattttaaattaattgcgtggcccggtagtccagtggttagcacgtcggcttcacagtgcagaggtaccgggttcgattccagctccggcctccctgtgtggagtttgcatgttctccccgggcctgcgtgggttttctccgggtgctccgttttcctcccacattccaaaaacatgcgtggcaggctgattgaacactctaaattgtccctaggtgtgagtgtgagtgcgtatggttgttcgtctctgtgtgccctgcgattggctggcaaccgattcagggtgtcccccgcctactgcccgaagacagctgggatgggctcaagcactccccgcgaccctagtgaggatcaagcggttaggaagatgaatgaatgaatgaatgcccttcttatttgcaatttgaaaaataatgaacatcAAATTGCATCAATTATtcttggattttttggggggagagtGGCCCACTCCCATCCCTGATTATTGCCGTTGGTTTAAtggttattttttcattttatttcacaaaaacatttcaagaaaaTGCTTTAAGAAATTGCCAATTACAATGAACATCAATTATTTGCAGATTTTCGCTGCTAGCCGGGtccttatcctctgcgaagagcgGGGCTCCACTGTAACTGAATTTCACAAGCTGGCTTTAAGCAGAGACATCTTGACATCTTTGGTCGTGACCCATTCTGATCTAATTTAAACGTCACACGATTTCTAAAGATGGACCTCAGTCATCTATTGTGCACTAGTTGCgattgttttgacatttttattgcaggattttattttaaacatggCTCCATGGAAACCCGACTTCTCTGTGCCAATGAGGAAAGTTGGTTACTCGGGATTTCAGGTCAAGGCACCATGGGAAAATATCAGGTCCATTTAAACTATTTGATGCTTCAATAGTGATTAGACACCGCCCCTTATTTTATCCCCGCCCcgggcagcaacagcagcaacacaACCAATAGGAGAGCGGCTTACAGCAGTTGGCGTGGCGATGAAAGCGAGGTTCTGCGAGCCCCCCGTGCGACCACGCTTCCTCACAGGCCACGTCCTTGGTCGCCCATGTGGTCTTCTTCCCGTTCCCGGCCACTGCCCCCTCGCCGTTTGACCCCGCCTCAGCAATGCAGGGGGCGGAGCCAGCGTGCGTCTTGAGTGCCAAGAAGCAGGTCAAGTTGAGGTCTAGCGCGGCAGCGCCCCCGCGGGGACGAGGCGTGTTCTGGCGGCATTGAGGACACGGGATCCACACCTGACCAAGACCAAACGGGAAGTAAGGTTGGTTGAcacgcaatccttctttgcacACTAAGTAGCATCTCAAAAATATGAAACCACGTATGTGTACGTGTACTGCGAATAAAATCGAATTGACTTGGGCGAGTGGCCAGCTGGTGGCACGACTTCCTATGTCGGGGTCAGGAGGTCACCTGCTCGTTGATGACGATGTCCAGTCGCTTGATGCACGCCTGGCAGAAGGTGTGGCCGCAGTGAAGTTGCCGCGGCAACCGCGCTGCCAGATCGTAGCGGCCGAAGCACACGATGCAACGCAGGGATGCCGCCGCCATCGAGGCTTCCGCTTCATGGGACATTTTCATCTGCACACGCACAAGCCAGTGGCATTAAGTGCAAGAGGCAGAGAAAGTCCCCTACAAAGCTCAATAAATAATTCCCAcgtcaaaaaaaacattttccccctTCTCAAATTTTGTTTGCATAGTTTCCCCACTTGAATGCTGAAGATGATCGTCAAACAAAGATAACCCAAGTAAACATTAAAAAGCAAACGGCGATGAGGGAGGGGCTTGCTTCAAACTTACCTGATGATGTCACATCCTGTCTGTTTTGGACTTTGCGCTTCTTTATGCCACGGCAGCGTCTTGGTTGCCCGCCGCTTGTGGTCGTCTTCGGCGTCACTTCCTGCTCGCCTTCAAGGTACTTTTGTCGGATTTGGATGAAATATTCAACACGTCTTTTTCTATTGGCTGCCGCTGTCGCTGATCAGGTTGCACCGGCGGTTGCCTAGCAACAGGAATCCACGCTGGGCTGATGTCAATGGTGATTGGACGCTTTTGTTTAGTGTCACTTTCATGCGGGCCTCATGTGGAAGTTGATCATTTTTCACCTTcattttaccccccaaaaaaggcttcTATTTAGTTTTTACAcatttcatttgatattttaaatagtttaaaatagtgtcatttaaaacattttttttcaataatgtttcatattttttatgaaaaatatAGTTCAcaaattatgtgtgtgtgtgtgtttaatttattcacataaattttttgcttttttacatttaaa
Protein-coding regions in this window:
- the rnf224 gene encoding RING finger protein 224 gives rise to the protein MKMSHEAEASMAAASLRCIVCFGRYDLAARLPRQLHCGHTFCQACIKRLDIVINEQVWIPCPQCRQNTPRPRGGAAALDLNLTCFLALKTHAGSAPCIAEAGSNGEGAVAGNGKKTTWATKDVACEEAWSHGGLAEPRFHRHANCCKPLSYWLCCCCCCPGRG